A window of the Falsibacillus pallidus genome harbors these coding sequences:
- a CDS encoding zinc-ribbon domain-containing protein — MKNTRGFIAEERPDLIEEWHPFENKQNTPFNVRTGSDKIIFWSCKGCEYVWKTQAKSRAIKNTGCPKCHERYNVGFPELAIYFYVKQLFADAQLNAPIEKLGMYKSVDVFIPSLNLVIEYDGGHTHRERVEIDKEKSGFILDRGYRLIRVRDNGLPLLDIEGVQEYLYDRSSNKTVGKMIIHLLSMIQGQYIGLANGIERLKNKVNVDVDNIAILAQIPPIIEKDNLLDKCPEIEVVWDYDKNFPLRPEHFKQYSNFKAWFTCEQKHTTLAQIGSKAQGHGCKFCSGQVATEEYNLELLYPDISGEWDYNLNENTPDAYLPYSNQLVYWNCPMCKSTYDKMINGRTGNGEGCPYCAGKRVNDTNCLFTTHPQLTMEWNYTKNSNLTPKNVTKGSHEKVWWICEKNHSYQAFIYSRVEGRGCPKCYELFGRYKPKKAKRENSLVVKKPEIAKQWHPTKNGDISPNEVGAYAREEYWWICENGHEWQRSPNSRRSAKCKDCMKKSF; from the coding sequence TTGAAAAATACCAGAGGATTCATAGCTGAAGAACGACCAGATTTAATTGAAGAATGGCATCCTTTCGAAAATAAACAAAACACACCATTCAATGTAAGAACTGGTTCAGACAAAATCATTTTTTGGAGTTGCAAAGGATGTGAATATGTTTGGAAAACTCAAGCTAAAAGTAGAGCAATTAAGAACACGGGATGTCCAAAATGCCATGAAAGATACAATGTCGGTTTTCCGGAACTGGCGATTTATTTCTATGTTAAACAACTTTTTGCGGATGCACAGTTAAATGCTCCAATAGAGAAACTTGGAATGTACAAGTCTGTAGATGTTTTTATTCCTTCGCTGAATCTTGTCATTGAATATGATGGTGGACATACTCATAGGGAAAGAGTAGAGATTGATAAGGAAAAGAGTGGTTTTATATTAGATAGAGGATATCGATTAATTCGGGTTAGAGATAATGGATTACCACTACTAGATATTGAGGGAGTCCAGGAATACCTTTATGATCGTTCTTCCAATAAAACGGTGGGTAAAATGATAATACATCTATTATCTATGATTCAAGGACAATATATAGGACTTGCAAATGGTATCGAAAGATTAAAAAACAAGGTGAATGTGGATGTCGACAATATCGCTATACTTGCACAGATTCCGCCTATCATTGAAAAAGATAATCTATTAGACAAGTGTCCAGAAATAGAAGTCGTATGGGACTATGACAAAAACTTTCCTTTAAGGCCTGAACATTTCAAACAGTATTCGAATTTCAAGGCTTGGTTTACTTGCGAACAAAAACACACAACTTTAGCCCAGATAGGTAGTAAAGCACAAGGTCATGGATGCAAATTTTGCAGTGGTCAAGTAGCAACAGAAGAATATAACTTGGAATTACTGTATCCAGATATTTCAGGAGAGTGGGATTATAATCTAAACGAAAATACTCCCGACGCCTATTTACCATATTCGAATCAATTGGTCTATTGGAATTGTCCTATGTGTAAATCAACTTACGACAAGATGATAAATGGACGAACGGGTAATGGTGAGGGATGTCCGTATTGTGCAGGTAAAAGGGTGAACGATACCAACTGTCTATTTACTACACACCCTCAATTGACAATGGAATGGAATTATACAAAGAATAGCAATCTTACACCAAAAAACGTGACTAAAGGTTCTCATGAGAAGGTATGGTGGATTTGCGAGAAAAATCATAGCTACCAGGCGTTTATTTATAGTCGAGTAGAAGGGCGTGGGTGTCCCAAATGTTATGAACTTTTTGGGCGCTATAAACCTAAAAAGGCTAAACGGGAAAATTCATTGGTTGTAAAAAAACCAGAAATAGCTAAACAGTGGCACCCAACCAAAAATGGTGATATTAGCCCAAATGAAGTAGGAGCATATGCGAGAGAAGAATATTGGTGGATATGTGAGAATGGTCATGAATGGCAAAGAAGCCCTAATAGTAGACGAAGTGCGAAGTGTAAAGATTGTATGAAGAAATCATTTTAA
- a CDS encoding multiubiquitin domain-containing protein, producing the protein MKKLITVIINGEPREIEKRKFTFQDVVRLAYGNYDESQKSYTMIVTLKNDQGEKHKREYSFGDEINMKEGMRINVDSTNRS; encoded by the coding sequence ATGAAAAAATTAATAACCGTAATAATTAATGGAGAACCAAGGGAAATTGAAAAGCGGAAATTTACCTTCCAAGATGTAGTAAGACTTGCGTACGGAAACTATGATGAATCGCAGAAGTCTTATACGATGATTGTAACTTTGAAAAATGACCAAGGTGAAAAACATAAAAGGGAATACTCTTTTGGGGATGAAATTAATATGAAAGAAGGGATGAGGATAAATGTCGATTCCACTAATAGATCATAA
- a CDS encoding DUF6527 family protein produces MRHEFVDFIPSELEENVLYISIEYDIAKHKCACGCGADIVTSLSPARWKLTYDGETVSLYPSIGNWTHKCKSHYFITNNKVIWAEKMSELAIRNVIKNDQVAVKRYIKSSIKKENKLIKWLKKRLK; encoded by the coding sequence ATGAGGCATGAATTTGTTGATTTTATACCTTCTGAACTTGAAGAGAATGTCCTGTATATTTCCATTGAATATGATATTGCTAAACATAAGTGTGCTTGCGGGTGTGGGGCGGATATAGTGACTTCTCTCTCCCCTGCAAGATGGAAATTGACATATGATGGTGAAACTGTATCGCTGTATCCATCAATTGGAAACTGGACTCATAAGTGCAAGTCCCACTACTTTATTACTAACAACAAAGTGATATGGGCAGAGAAAATGTCAGAACTCGCTATACGTAATGTCATAAAAAATGACCAAGTGGCAGTAAAAAGATATATCAAAAGTTCAATAAAGAAAGAAAATAAATTAATTAAATGGCTCAAAAAAAGATTGAAATGA
- a CDS encoding ImmA/IrrE family metallo-endopeptidase: MRFITIDEMEVITQKILNDYGFEVHTNGLVPVPIEEIIEFHYELSILWEDISYLKSDGIVMAAIYPNEKTIVMNESQKDLFKEKIGTRNFTFAHELGHWVLHASDESQLCLELETNKKVFYCRSKSRKPPEEFQADLFAGCILMPKPIIESFLNEIKRERTVNWQDLYWLKDELDVSITALKVRIEQLRLLHFDNKTIYNSPEEAMGQMSFNI; the protein is encoded by the coding sequence TTGCGGTTTATTACAATTGATGAAATGGAAGTTATTACACAAAAAATCTTAAATGACTATGGTTTTGAAGTTCATACTAACGGTCTTGTTCCTGTTCCAATTGAGGAAATAATAGAATTTCATTACGAACTCAGTATTTTGTGGGAGGATATCAGCTATTTAAAGTCTGATGGAATTGTAATGGCCGCAATTTATCCAAATGAGAAAACTATTGTAATGAATGAATCTCAAAAGGATTTATTTAAAGAAAAAATAGGAACAAGAAATTTTACATTTGCACATGAGTTAGGGCATTGGGTTTTACATGCATCAGATGAGTCCCAATTATGTTTAGAATTAGAAACAAATAAAAAGGTTTTTTATTGTAGGAGTAAATCTAGAAAGCCACCTGAGGAGTTCCAGGCAGACCTGTTTGCTGGGTGTATATTAATGCCGAAACCCATTATAGAGTCATTTTTAAATGAAATAAAGAGAGAAAGAACTGTTAATTGGCAAGATTTATATTGGCTAAAAGATGAGTTAGACGTTTCGATTACTGCTCTTAAAGTACGTATCGAACAATTGAGGTTATTACATTTTGATAATAAGACAATATATAACTCTCCCGAGGAAGCAATGGGACAAATGAGTTTTAATATATAA
- a CDS encoding DEAD/DEAH box helicase yields the protein MENIIEINYHQTGRSKKTNEYGMREMQARAFGKRNSQYLLVKAPPASGKSRALMFIGLDKLINQGLKKVIVAVPERSIGSSFKNTDLKSYGFFADWKVDPKNNLTIAGLEKVNAFVRFMTSDDKVLICTHSTLRSAFEKIDDQAFDNCLLAIDEFHHVSADINSRLGELLRSIIRNSTAHIVAMTGSYFRGDSVPILLPEYEELFDKVTYSYYEQLDGYEYLKGFGIGYHFYQGKYTSAIHEVLDTNKKTIVHIPNVNSGESTKDKYDEVGHILDLVGEVDFQDDETGIIYVKRHTDGKILKVADLVDDQAGREKVVAYLRNVKELDDLDIIIALGMAKEGFDWPFCEHTLTVGYRGSLTEIVQIIGRCTRDSYNKTHAQFTNLIAKPDSKDEVVTYTVNTMLKAISASLLMEQVLTPDFKFKRRRNENERSSPTGELFIKGLKEPSTENVKKIIENDINDLKAKIMQDSQVQKTFTGEVDPKVLNKVLIPKVIQKVYPNLSDEEIEEIRQHVVLDTVMKGAKSELVGNKEFIRMADKFVNIEDLDINLIDSINPFQKAFEVLSKELNSPVLKLIQESIDAKRISFDEDELVFIWPKVEEFFLTKGRRPDPKSDDPIERRMGEAVIYMQELRRKRENGQ from the coding sequence ATGGAAAATATAATTGAAATAAATTACCATCAAACTGGAAGAAGCAAGAAAACAAATGAATATGGTATGCGTGAAATGCAGGCACGAGCATTTGGGAAACGTAATTCACAATATCTGCTAGTCAAAGCACCACCAGCATCAGGTAAATCCAGGGCGTTAATGTTTATCGGATTAGATAAGTTAATTAATCAAGGCTTGAAGAAAGTTATTGTGGCAGTTCCTGAACGTTCCATTGGTTCTTCGTTTAAAAACACTGATTTAAAGAGTTACGGATTCTTTGCTGATTGGAAGGTTGATCCTAAAAATAATTTAACAATTGCTGGTCTGGAAAAGGTTAATGCATTTGTGAGATTTATGACATCGGACGATAAAGTGTTAATATGTACTCACTCGACATTACGATCCGCATTTGAAAAAATTGACGATCAAGCCTTTGATAACTGTTTGCTTGCGATTGATGAATTCCACCATGTTTCAGCCGATATTAATTCTCGATTAGGTGAATTGCTTCGTAGTATTATTCGGAATTCAACAGCTCACATTGTTGCGATGACTGGCTCATATTTCCGGGGTGATTCTGTACCAATTCTTTTGCCGGAATATGAGGAGTTGTTCGATAAAGTAACCTATTCATACTATGAACAGCTTGATGGATACGAGTATCTAAAAGGCTTCGGGATTGGATATCACTTTTATCAAGGCAAGTACACATCAGCTATCCATGAAGTCCTGGATACGAATAAGAAAACAATCGTTCATATTCCAAATGTGAATTCAGGAGAATCAACAAAGGATAAGTACGATGAAGTTGGTCATATTCTTGATTTGGTTGGTGAAGTTGATTTTCAAGATGATGAAACTGGAATTATTTATGTTAAGCGACATACTGACGGAAAAATATTAAAGGTTGCCGATTTGGTGGATGATCAAGCTGGACGTGAGAAAGTAGTTGCGTATCTACGCAACGTTAAAGAGCTTGATGATTTAGACATAATTATTGCTCTAGGTATGGCGAAAGAAGGCTTCGATTGGCCGTTTTGTGAACATACTTTGACAGTTGGATATCGAGGCTCACTTACAGAAATCGTGCAAATTATTGGGCGTTGTACAAGAGATAGTTATAACAAAACTCATGCTCAATTCACCAACCTTATTGCAAAACCCGATTCAAAGGACGAAGTAGTAACTTATACAGTAAATACAATGCTTAAAGCTATTTCTGCTTCTTTATTAATGGAGCAGGTTCTTACACCTGACTTTAAGTTTAAACGAAGAAGAAATGAAAACGAAAGATCTTCTCCGACAGGAGAATTGTTCATTAAGGGATTGAAAGAGCCGTCAACAGAAAATGTAAAGAAAATTATTGAAAATGATATAAATGATTTAAAGGCAAAAATCATGCAAGATTCACAGGTTCAAAAAACATTTACTGGAGAAGTCGATCCTAAAGTTTTAAATAAAGTATTGATTCCTAAAGTAATTCAAAAGGTTTATCCAAACTTATCAGATGAAGAAATTGAGGAAATTAGACAGCATGTTGTATTAGATACTGTGATGAAAGGTGCTAAGTCTGAACTTGTAGGAAACAAGGAATTTATTCGCATGGCGGATAAGTTCGTAAATATTGAGGATTTAGACATTAACTTGATTGATTCAATCAATCCATTCCAGAAAGCGTTCGAAGTCCTATCAAAAGAGTTGAACTCACCAGTATTGAAACTTATTCAGGAATCTATTGACGCAAAACGCATTTCATTTGATGAAGATGAATTAGTCTTTATTTGGCCAAAGGTTGAAGAGTTCTTTCTTACAAAAGGAAGACGACCTGATCCAAAATCCGATGACCCGATAGAAAGACGAATGGGTGAAGCTGTAATTTACATGCAAGAGTTAAGGAGAAAACGTGAAAATGGCCAATAG
- a CDS encoding ThiF family adenylyltransferase translates to MSIPLIDHNTDLKKLKVEGYNVLIINSNLVIKGVPYVNKEKKILFGTIYCPLTLSGDMTVPPQDHTVRFVGEHPCDQFGNEEKSYVHSHQSNTLTGDIIGSYYFSSKPQNGSYSDFYTKMKKYIDLLSAPAKSIDSSVSAQNFAYENYNNDSVFKYPDTNSARAGVAHLSERLGGQKIAIVGLGGTGSFVLDFVIKTPVAQISIFDGDEMYNHNSFRIPGAMDLEELKLRPSKVSYLKRMYDKFRNGITAHEVFLDDSNVNLLYGHDFVFLAVDQATAKQPIIDYLIASGIPFVDLGMGISLVQDSLRGVIRKTLVTPDNKSYLNKIAIGQAADEDIYATNIQIAELNALNAVMGVIAWKKMNGIYLSEDAFMHSTFILDEEEINNEA, encoded by the coding sequence ATGTCGATTCCACTAATAGATCATAACACCGACTTAAAAAAGCTAAAAGTCGAAGGATATAATGTTTTAATTATTAATAGTAACTTAGTGATCAAAGGGGTTCCTTACGTAAATAAGGAAAAGAAAATTTTATTTGGTACCATTTATTGCCCATTAACATTGTCCGGAGATATGACAGTACCACCACAAGATCATACAGTAAGATTTGTTGGTGAACATCCATGTGATCAGTTCGGAAACGAAGAGAAATCCTACGTACACAGTCACCAAAGTAATACTTTGACTGGAGATATCATTGGTTCATACTATTTTTCTTCAAAACCTCAAAACGGAAGTTATTCTGACTTTTATACAAAGATGAAAAAGTATATTGATTTGTTGTCTGCACCTGCAAAGTCTATTGATTCAAGTGTTTCAGCACAAAACTTTGCATATGAAAATTATAACAATGATAGTGTGTTTAAATATCCTGATACAAATTCTGCAAGAGCTGGAGTTGCTCATTTATCTGAAAGACTGGGTGGTCAAAAAATAGCAATAGTAGGATTGGGCGGAACAGGATCATTTGTTTTAGATTTTGTAATTAAAACTCCAGTTGCCCAAATCTCTATTTTCGATGGAGATGAAATGTATAATCACAATAGTTTTAGAATACCTGGAGCAATGGATTTAGAAGAGCTGAAACTAAGGCCTAGTAAAGTTTCTTATTTGAAAAGAATGTATGACAAATTCCGAAATGGCATTACGGCCCACGAAGTATTTCTCGATGATTCTAATGTAAATCTATTATACGGACATGATTTTGTTTTCTTAGCAGTTGATCAAGCAACAGCCAAACAGCCAATAATCGATTACCTCATAGCTTCTGGAATTCCATTTGTAGATTTAGGTATGGGAATAAGCTTAGTTCAAGATTCATTAAGGGGAGTGATAAGAAAAACACTTGTTACTCCTGACAATAAATCGTATTTAAATAAAATTGCAATAGGGCAAGCAGCAGATGAAGATATATATGCAACAAACATTCAAATAGCAGAATTAAATGCATTGAATGCAGTTATGGGTGTAATTGCTTGGAAAAAGATGAATGGTATTTATTTAAGTGAGGATGCATTTATGCACTCTACTTTTATACTTGATGAAGAGGAAATAAATAATGAGGCATGA
- a CDS encoding GIY-YIG nuclease family protein: MANRYHSIDEIMDSMLFSEITIPLKKSPKVYYDPEVEKFLEIVDFIKEHRREPQKVLTDLTERGLASRLIGICKDPKRVEYLKQYDEIGLLEKKQKEFSIPQINSVEDILKSGSSELLGNSLSNDIASIYDTSSLQKVTTMPEYVAKRKKMKDFEKYEELFKKCHREITEGKRKIVPFQNEQDILPDSFYVLKGVLLFVETVGERKKIKGKMNARLQCIFENGTKSDMLLRSLSAELYKHGRRVTDNEETLLDNVREDDVSTGYIYVLRSLSKDPQISSIKNLYKIGFTTGSVENRIRNAENESTYLYAPVEIVSSYQVYNMNGSKFETTIHHALSSNNLDVTILGANGKMLIPKEWFVVTLEDLQQVIDEIMMMVNLYD; encoded by the coding sequence ATGGCCAATAGATACCATTCAATTGATGAAATTATGGATAGTATGCTGTTTAGCGAAATTACAATACCACTTAAAAAAAGCCCTAAAGTTTACTATGATCCCGAAGTCGAAAAGTTTTTAGAGATTGTTGATTTCATTAAAGAACATAGACGTGAACCCCAAAAAGTGCTTACTGACTTAACGGAAAGAGGTCTGGCTAGTCGATTGATTGGAATTTGCAAAGACCCTAAGCGAGTGGAATATTTAAAACAGTATGATGAAATTGGATTGCTGGAAAAAAAACAAAAAGAGTTCAGCATTCCTCAAATTAATTCAGTTGAAGATATACTAAAAAGTGGATCATCTGAGTTGCTGGGAAATAGTCTTTCAAATGATATAGCTTCAATTTACGATACAAGCTCGCTTCAAAAGGTAACGACAATGCCTGAGTACGTTGCAAAACGAAAAAAGATGAAAGACTTTGAAAAGTATGAGGAGCTGTTTAAGAAGTGTCATCGGGAAATAACCGAGGGTAAACGAAAAATTGTACCTTTCCAAAATGAACAGGACATTCTCCCGGATAGTTTTTACGTTTTAAAAGGAGTGCTCCTTTTTGTGGAAACAGTGGGAGAACGTAAAAAGATAAAGGGAAAAATGAATGCTAGACTGCAGTGTATATTTGAAAATGGAACAAAATCAGATATGTTGCTGCGTTCGTTATCTGCTGAACTGTATAAGCATGGAAGACGTGTCACCGACAATGAAGAAACATTATTGGATAATGTGAGAGAAGATGATGTTTCTACAGGTTATATCTACGTGCTAAGATCATTAAGTAAGGATCCGCAAATTAGTTCCATTAAGAACTTATATAAGATTGGTTTTACAACAGGTTCAGTCGAAAACAGAATTAGGAACGCAGAGAATGAATCAACATATCTATATGCACCGGTTGAAATCGTAAGTAGCTATCAAGTGTACAATATGAACGGCAGCAAGTTTGAAACCACAATTCATCATGCTCTTTCAAGTAACAATTTAGATGTTACCATTTTAGGGGCAAATGGAAAAATGTTAATTCCTAAAGAATGGTTTGTTGTTACGCTTGAAGATTTGCAACAAGTAATAGATGAGATTATGATGATGGTTAATCTATATGATTAA
- a CDS encoding restriction endonuclease: MKELVNMGMIIAGLAWFWLIANNPPWYMLFIILIAGVLIPELLFPAKKKPKSNKGKKSKRSKSKYPQSKSSNRKRSDIEILHSNIDELSGEEFERLVAMYYEDKGYKPQIVGGSGDHEVDIILTDPKENYKIAVQCKHWKTKNVGNNTILRLSAGKRVHKCLDAWCITTSNYTKDAIAAAEGVNVRLLNGLHVQDQIGKWREQKVKIK; the protein is encoded by the coding sequence ATGAAAGAACTTGTAAATATGGGAATGATTATTGCTGGATTAGCATGGTTTTGGTTAATTGCTAATAACCCGCCTTGGTACATGTTATTTATTATATTGATAGCTGGCGTTCTAATTCCTGAGCTGCTTTTTCCGGCCAAAAAGAAACCAAAATCCAATAAGGGAAAGAAAAGCAAAAGAAGTAAAAGTAAATACCCACAAAGTAAGTCTTCTAACAGGAAGCGTAGTGATATTGAAATATTACATTCAAATATTGATGAACTAAGTGGTGAGGAATTTGAAAGGTTAGTAGCCATGTACTATGAGGATAAGGGGTATAAGCCTCAAATCGTAGGTGGCTCAGGAGATCATGAAGTGGATATTATCCTAACTGATCCAAAAGAGAACTATAAAATTGCCGTTCAGTGCAAACATTGGAAAACAAAAAATGTTGGGAACAATACTATATTAAGGCTAAGTGCGGGAAAACGTGTACATAAGTGTCTTGATGCCTGGTGTATTACCACAAGCAATTATACAAAAGATGCAATAGCGGCTGCTGAAGGTGTAAACGTTAGACTTTTAAATGGCTTGCATGTTCAAGATCAGATTGGCAAGTGGAGAGAACAAAAAGTGAAAATCAAATAA
- a CDS encoding class I SAM-dependent DNA methyltransferase: protein MAIIDLQDRIIEIVNREDQSDFLYDLLDVYDIPKATITRLKNGNQNLTKSPGEVHLKNKIWFKQARKGNLFDSFVEVEKQVAELSAKPRYVLVTDFGRILAKDTKTQEALDIKFEDLPQYFDFFLAWKGIEKVDFEKENPADIKAAERFARLYDVLRKENSITENYKGIDLFLIRLLFCFFAEDTDIFKRNSFTNPIKTLTEEDGSDLNKFFTDLFIVLDKTEREGVPSYLKEFPFVNGQLFTEPHEELKFSSKSRKLIIECGELLNWAKINPDIFGSMIQAVATEESRSHLGMHYTSVPNIMKVIKPLFLDELYEAFEKAYDNMDKLNLLYERIGKIKFFDPACGSGNFLIITYKELRRLEIKILLRQRELSEYIMYLPSVTLDQFYGIEIDDFAHDVAKLSLWIAEHQMNMELEEIFNDKVRATLPLQSAGEIRCANALRVDWNEVCPYTKNEEVYIFGNPPYLGSKKQNPNHKEDLMSVYGPKSNYKQVDYIAGWFQLAANYIKDDLVRVAFVSTNSICQGEQVELIWKRLLENTQISFAYTSFKWNNNAKKNAGVTVIVVGLDSSDKNVKTKRLYIGMNEKSVKHITPYLTEGEDTIVSKLEKSISGFPKMDFGSMPRDGGGLIFSPEEREKVIESYPELNPYIWRYIGADEFINNTFRYCLWLNSETYEEIKDNPIVRDRMEIVRQARLSSKAKSTQNAAKTPYSFVQRGPEYFYSKDDKRMSVIVPAFSSENRFYVPIGIEKSSTILSNKVYVIPNAEISLLGILSSRMHMTWMRAVAGRLETRYGYSSGIVYNTFPFPSISTRRKQEIEAAALDILDIREELGGTLAELYDQGKMPMDLKLAHEKLDSIVERAYRQKVFETDEERLEALLKIYQEMLNNRSNHGKYN from the coding sequence ATGGCAATCATTGATCTACAAGATAGAATTATCGAAATAGTTAACCGAGAAGATCAGTCAGATTTCTTATATGATTTACTCGATGTTTATGATATTCCAAAGGCTACTATTACACGTCTAAAAAACGGAAATCAGAACCTTACAAAAAGTCCAGGTGAAGTTCATTTAAAGAATAAGATCTGGTTTAAGCAAGCTAGGAAAGGAAACCTTTTTGACAGCTTTGTTGAAGTTGAAAAGCAAGTGGCCGAACTATCAGCAAAGCCACGTTACGTATTGGTTACTGATTTTGGCAGAATATTAGCGAAAGATACAAAGACACAGGAAGCGCTCGATATTAAGTTTGAAGATCTTCCTCAATATTTCGATTTCTTCCTAGCTTGGAAAGGGATTGAAAAAGTTGATTTTGAAAAAGAAAACCCAGCCGACATTAAAGCAGCCGAACGTTTTGCTCGCCTTTATGATGTACTTCGTAAAGAAAATAGCATCACTGAAAATTATAAAGGGATAGACTTGTTTCTTATCCGTTTGTTGTTCTGTTTTTTTGCTGAAGATACTGACATTTTCAAACGGAATAGTTTTACTAATCCTATTAAAACATTGACTGAAGAAGATGGGTCAGATTTAAATAAATTCTTTACTGATTTGTTCATTGTATTGGATAAGACTGAAAGAGAGGGTGTTCCTTCATATCTAAAAGAATTTCCATTTGTAAACGGACAGTTGTTCACAGAACCGCATGAAGAATTAAAGTTTTCATCAAAATCCAGAAAATTAATCATTGAGTGCGGTGAATTGTTAAATTGGGCAAAAATCAACCCTGATATTTTTGGTTCAATGATTCAAGCAGTGGCAACGGAAGAAAGTCGCAGTCATTTAGGGATGCATTATACGAGTGTTCCAAACATTATGAAAGTGATTAAACCATTGTTCCTGGACGAATTGTACGAGGCCTTTGAAAAGGCTTATGACAATATGGATAAGCTAAACCTTCTTTATGAGCGAATAGGAAAAATAAAATTTTTTGATCCAGCGTGTGGTTCAGGTAATTTTTTAATTATTACTTATAAAGAATTAAGACGATTAGAAATCAAAATCTTGTTAAGACAGAGGGAATTGTCAGAATATATTATGTATCTTCCATCTGTGACACTTGATCAATTTTATGGAATTGAGATTGATGATTTTGCACACGATGTTGCTAAGTTGTCACTTTGGATTGCTGAACATCAAATGAATATGGAGTTAGAAGAAATCTTTAACGATAAGGTTCGTGCTACTCTCCCTCTTCAATCCGCAGGTGAAATACGCTGTGCTAATGCCTTACGAGTGGATTGGAATGAAGTTTGTCCTTATACAAAAAATGAGGAAGTTTATATATTTGGTAACCCACCGTACTTAGGTTCTAAGAAACAAAACCCTAATCATAAAGAAGATCTTATGAGTGTATATGGACCAAAAAGTAATTATAAACAAGTCGACTATATTGCTGGCTGGTTTCAATTGGCAGCGAATTATATTAAGGATGACCTGGTTCGAGTCGCTTTCGTTTCGACGAATTCTATTTGTCAAGGTGAGCAAGTTGAATTGATATGGAAACGCCTTCTAGAGAATACTCAAATATCTTTTGCTTATACCTCATTCAAATGGAACAACAATGCAAAAAAAAATGCCGGTGTTACTGTGATTGTTGTTGGATTGGATTCGAGTGATAAAAACGTTAAGACTAAGAGACTATACATAGGAATGAATGAAAAGAGTGTGAAGCATATTACCCCATATTTGACTGAGGGAGAGGACACAATAGTGTCTAAATTGGAGAAAAGTATTTCAGGGTTCCCTAAAATGGATTTTGGTAGTATGCCTCGTGATGGAGGGGGGTTAATCTTTTCTCCTGAGGAAAGAGAAAAAGTGATTGAGAGTTACCCTGAGTTGAATCCTTATATTTGGAGATATATCGGTGCTGATGAATTTATTAATAACACATTTAGATATTGTTTGTGGTTGAATTCTGAGACTTACGAAGAGATTAAAGACAATCCAATTGTTCGTGACAGGATGGAGATAGTTAGACAGGCTAGATTGTCTTCCAAAGCAAAGTCTACTCAAAATGCAGCCAAGACTCCTTATTCATTTGTTCAAAGAGGTCCAGAATATTTTTATTCAAAGGACGATAAAAGAATGAGTGTTATTGTTCCTGCATTTAGTTCTGAAAATAGATTTTATGTGCCAATAGGTATAGAGAAATCCTCAACTATCCTTTCTAACAAAGTTTATGTAATTCCTAATGCTGAGATAAGCCTATTGGGAATTTTATCTTCAAGAATGCATATGACTTGGATGAGAGCTGTTGCCGGAAGGCTAGAGACGCGTTATGGATATTCATCTGGCATTGTGTATAATACTTTTCCATTTCCAAGTATATCGACACGAAGAAAGCAAGAAATAGAAGCTGCTGCATTAGATATTTTAGATATTCGTGAAGAGCTTGGAGGAACTTTAGCAGAATTATATGATCAGGGAAAAATGCCAATGGATTTAAAATTAGCCCATGAAAAATTAGATAGTATTGTTGAACGAGCATATCGTCAAAAAGTTTTTGAAACTGATGAGGAACGATTAGAAGCACTACTTAAAATATATCAAGAAATGCTAAACAATAGGAGTAATCATGGAAAATATAATTGA